Within Bifidobacterium dentium JCM 1195 = DSM 20436, the genomic segment TTTACTTCCGGCATGGCGATCTCTTCAATAGGAGTGAACACCGCCGGTGCCACCGGAAGCGGTGCGATCGTAGCGGTATCGTCTCCAGCCAGGGCTTGCTCACGCTCGTCAGACATGCTGCTGTTCCTTATATTCTTCCCCTATTCACAACAACCCCCAACTATACGCCGTGCGATGACCAATTTCGGTATCTCGCTCACGGCAGCTCGTGTCCGAGCCATTCCTCAATCATATACCGTGCGATCGTCGCCTTGCCGGGAGCCTCCATACGGCCCGAAATCAACTCGTTCATGTATTCGTCACGGGTCACCCACCGTGCGGAGAGCGTCTCCTCGCCGTCCACTCGTATGTCGGTGGTCGTGGCAAGCCCTTTGAACGCCATCATCAGCGACGCAGGGAACGGCCACGGTTGGGAGCCGAGGTATCGCAGCTCCCCCACTTCGATGCCGACCTCCTCCCTGGCCTCGCGACGGCAGGCGTGCTCCAGATTCTCGCCGGCTTCCACGAATCCCGCGGAAACGGAATACAGCCCGGCATTGCCCCATGCGCTGTTGTGCTGCAGCAACAGACGGTCCTCATGGTCGATGACCGCCGTGATCACAGCCGGTTCCACACGGGGGAACAGTAGTCTCCTGCCATCCGCTTCGTTGGTGCAACGTTGGGCCCAGCCGCCGAGCGCCGGTTCGGTCAGCGCTCCACAGGTCGGGCAGTGGCGCTGACGCGTATGCCACATACCCAGCGAGATGGCGGTGGTCGCCTGACCGGCCTCACGGGCGTTGGCATGCGGTGCGAAGGCGCGCAGATCCACCCAGTCGAAGCGTTCCGCGGCGGATTCGAGCAGCGATGGCTTTCCTGAAACGGCTTCGGTGGCATTGCCTTCGTCGAAGGCGTCGTCGGCACCTTCGTAGGCGCTGTCGGCCACGGGAGTTTCGATGGTATGCACGCGGGTCACGTCGACGGCTACCACATGCTCGTCACGGCAACCGCCATACGAGCCGAGGAAGATGGCGAGCGCCGTCGGATGCGAGCGTAGTTCGGCGGCGACGTAGCCTCCCGGCAGTTGCGCGAGTCGCATGTTCACGTTGGCATAGTCGGCGATGGCGCCTTGCCCGTGCGGTACCGCCACTTTGCCGTCTTTGACGAGGATGACTTTCGTGGCCGGTTCCGGCAGTACGTTCGCGAATAGGTCGGGTTCGCCTCTGCGGCTCACTTCATAGTCGATGTCACCTTGTGCCAATGGCAGGAATGGCAGTGCCTGCGTCAATGCCAAAGGAGAAAACACGCTCATCGCATTCCTTTCCCCGTATGAAATATCTGAATTCCATATAGTAT encodes:
- the nudC gene encoding NAD(+) diphosphatase, producing MSVFSPLALTQALPFLPLAQGDIDYEVSRRGEPDLFANVLPEPATKVILVKDGKVAVPHGQGAIADYANVNMRLAQLPGGYVAAELRSHPTALAIFLGSYGGCRDEHVVAVDVTRVHTIETPVADSAYEGADDAFDEGNATEAVSGKPSLLESAAERFDWVDLRAFAPHANAREAGQATTAISLGMWHTRQRHCPTCGALTEPALGGWAQRCTNEADGRRLLFPRVEPAVITAVIDHEDRLLLQHNSAWGNAGLYSVSAGFVEAGENLEHACRREAREEVGIEVGELRYLGSQPWPFPASLMMAFKGLATTTDIRVDGEETLSARWVTRDEYMNELISGRMEAPGKATIARYMIEEWLGHELP